A part of Streptomyces sp. NBC_01497 genomic DNA contains:
- a CDS encoding AAA family ATPase translates to MASPGGSAPPHALPGPRTGPPAGPPPGRRASGVRDRSPVQEPRPVRDAFHVRDLRGRSGTPSGGLVFATGDLVVISGLPGSGKSTLIRRATGGGVDSQDARERWARRLPLLPYALYRPVVRLAHYAGLWRLLRSGRSVVVHDCGTQTWVRRWLAREARGRGRALHLVLIDVPPEVARAGQRARGRAVSRYAFARHRRAVARLLADVGSGRLPGCRSAVLLDREAVGTLGAIVFADGPPTGHPTGEQGR, encoded by the coding sequence ATCGCCTCGCCGGGGGGCTCGGCCCCGCCCCACGCGCTCCCCGGCCCGAGGACCGGCCCCCCGGCGGGACCGCCGCCAGGACGCCGGGCGTCCGGCGTCCGGGACCGGTCCCCCGTCCAGGAACCGCGGCCGGTCCGGGACGCGTTCCATGTCCGGGACTTACGGGGGCGCTCCGGGACGCCGTCCGGCGGGCTCGTCTTCGCGACCGGGGACCTCGTCGTGATCTCGGGGCTGCCCGGCAGCGGCAAGTCGACCCTGATCCGCCGGGCCACCGGCGGCGGCGTCGACTCCCAGGACGCACGCGAGCGGTGGGCCCGCCGGCTGCCCCTGCTCCCGTACGCCCTCTACCGGCCCGTCGTGCGCCTCGCGCACTACGCCGGCCTGTGGCGGCTGCTGCGCTCCGGGCGCAGCGTCGTCGTCCATGACTGCGGCACCCAGACCTGGGTGCGCCGGTGGCTGGCCCGCGAGGCGCGCGGGCGCGGGCGTGCGCTGCACCTCGTCCTCATCGACGTGCCGCCGGAGGTCGCCCGCGCGGGCCAGCGGGCCCGGGGCAGGGCCGTCTCCCGGTACGCCTTCGCCCGCCACCGCAGGGCGGTGGCGCGGCTCCTCGCGGACGTCGGGTCGGGCCGGCTGCCGGGCTGCCGGTCCGCCGTGCTCCTGGACCGGGAGGCGGTGGGCACCCTCGGAGCCATCGTGTTCGCCGACGGCCCACCCACCGGGCACCCCACGGGCGAGCAGGGCCGTTAA
- a CDS encoding ABC transporter permease translates to MAAYIIRRVFAAVLLLLVVSAVTFAIFYLLPRAAGQTIQSMAAQYVGKSPDPSVIKAVIKNLGLDEPIYEQYWHFIKGLVAGADYKFGPDAAHCSAPCFGYSFKTHTAVWPQIEQRAPITFSLAIGAAVIWLVTGVATGILSALKRGSIWDRLAMGISLMGVSLPMFFTGLVLLALFSFNWLQIWNVHYVPFTQNPGEWAWNLILPWVSLAFLYSALYARLTRAGMLETMSEDYIRTARAKGLVERKVVIRHGLRSALTPLITIFGMDFALLLGGAVITESVFSFQGLGAYAIQGVTGNDLPIVMGVTLLTAFFIVVCNLLVDLVYAAIDPRVRLS, encoded by the coding sequence GTGGCTGCGTACATCATCCGACGCGTCTTCGCCGCGGTATTGCTGCTGCTGGTGGTCAGCGCAGTCACCTTCGCGATCTTCTATCTCCTTCCCCGTGCTGCCGGGCAGACCATCCAGTCGATGGCCGCCCAGTACGTCGGCAAGAGCCCCGACCCCTCGGTCATCAAGGCCGTCATCAAGAACCTGGGGCTCGACGAGCCGATCTACGAGCAGTACTGGCACTTCATCAAGGGCCTCGTGGCCGGTGCCGACTACAAGTTCGGTCCCGACGCGGCGCACTGCTCCGCGCCCTGCTTCGGATACTCCTTCAAGACCCACACGGCCGTGTGGCCGCAGATTGAGCAGCGCGCCCCGATCACCTTCTCCCTGGCGATCGGTGCCGCGGTCATCTGGCTGGTCACCGGCGTCGCGACCGGCATCCTGTCCGCGCTCAAGCGCGGCTCGATCTGGGACCGCCTCGCCATGGGCATCTCGCTCATGGGTGTCTCGCTGCCGATGTTCTTCACCGGTCTGGTGCTGCTGGCGCTGTTCAGCTTCAACTGGCTCCAGATATGGAACGTGCACTACGTGCCGTTCACGCAGAACCCCGGTGAGTGGGCCTGGAACCTGATCCTGCCGTGGGTCTCCCTGGCGTTCCTCTACTCGGCTCTCTACGCGCGGCTCACCCGAGCCGGGATGCTGGAGACCATGAGTGAGGACTACATCAGGACCGCGCGCGCCAAGGGCCTGGTGGAGCGGAAGGTCGTCATCAGACACGGCCTGCGTTCCGCGCTCACCCCGCTCATCACCATCTTCGGCATGGACTTCGCGCTGCTGCTCGGCGGCGCCGTCATCACCGAGTCGGTGTTCTCCTTCCAGGGACTCGGGGCGTACGCCATCCAGGGCGTCACCGGCAACGACCTGCCGATCGTCATGGGCGTGACCCTGCTGACCGCCTTCTTCATCGTTGTCTGCAATCTGCTGGTGGACCTCGTGTACGCCGCGATCGACCCCCGGGTGAGGCTCTCATGA
- a CDS encoding ABC transporter substrate-binding protein: MNKRKTVATISALLALGLGASACGGGGSSDNSNSGGTGKADAAINGVANPTSKKGGTVTAEISNAPDSLDPGNTYYGWVQNFSRLYARTLMTFKPVPGKANLQVVPDLATGPGTGSADAKTWTYHIRKGVKFQDGTEITSKDVKYAIERSNFAPEALSNGPTYFKTYLDADGGYKGPYKDKSPDGLKSIETPDASTIVFHLSKPFADMNYLATFSQTAPVEQKLDKGASYQQAIQSSGPYKFSSFNESTGATFVRNPEWDPKSDPIRKAQPDKIVLKYNVNQTTIDEHLINDDTTVDIQGTGVASKTQPKLLVNPKEKAQTDNPYAGAEQFLALDNKVKPFDNVNCRIAVQYATDKAGMVDAVGGSVKGVPATTVIPPTVAGYNKFDLYPSAGNKGDVAKAKQYLAKCGKPNGFSTTLTARSDRPDEVQAATQLQESLKKVGITANIKTFPSGKYFTDFAGVPDWVHKNNAGMMMMAWGADWPTGYGYLDQISDGRAIKPSGGTNLEELNDPAINAEFDKAIATVDNTARNAEWGKIDQMIMKQGSIVPLFYKKNLLYRPTSAANVQVTAAYLGMYDYTTLTSTK; encoded by the coding sequence ATGAACAAGAGAAAGACGGTCGCGACCATCTCAGCGCTGCTGGCGCTGGGACTGGGCGCCTCGGCCTGCGGGGGCGGCGGCTCCAGCGACAACAGCAACAGCGGTGGTACCGGCAAGGCCGACGCGGCGATCAACGGCGTGGCCAACCCGACGTCCAAGAAGGGCGGGACGGTGACGGCGGAGATCTCCAACGCCCCCGACTCGCTCGACCCGGGCAACACGTACTACGGCTGGGTGCAGAACTTCTCCCGCCTCTACGCGCGTACGCTCATGACCTTCAAGCCCGTCCCGGGCAAGGCCAACCTGCAGGTCGTGCCCGACCTCGCGACGGGCCCCGGCACCGGCAGCGCCGACGCCAAGACCTGGACATACCACATCCGCAAGGGTGTGAAGTTCCAGGACGGCACGGAGATCACGTCGAAGGACGTCAAGTACGCCATCGAGCGCAGCAACTTCGCGCCCGAGGCCCTGTCCAACGGCCCGACGTACTTCAAGACGTACCTCGACGCCGACGGCGGCTACAAGGGTCCCTACAAGGACAAGTCGCCCGACGGCCTGAAGTCGATCGAGACGCCCGACGCCTCGACGATCGTCTTCCACCTGAGCAAGCCGTTCGCCGACATGAACTACCTGGCGACGTTCTCGCAGACCGCGCCGGTGGAGCAGAAGCTCGACAAGGGCGCCTCGTACCAGCAGGCGATCCAGTCGTCCGGCCCCTACAAGTTCTCGTCCTTCAACGAGAGCACGGGCGCGACCTTCGTGCGAAACCCCGAGTGGGACCCGAAGAGCGACCCGATCCGCAAGGCCCAGCCGGACAAGATCGTCCTCAAGTACAACGTCAACCAGACGACGATCGACGAGCACCTGATCAACGACGACACCACCGTCGACATCCAGGGCACCGGCGTCGCCTCGAAGACCCAGCCCAAGCTCCTGGTCAACCCCAAGGAGAAGGCGCAGACGGACAACCCGTACGCCGGCGCCGAGCAGTTCCTGGCGCTGGACAACAAGGTCAAGCCGTTCGACAACGTCAACTGCCGCATCGCCGTGCAGTACGCGACCGACAAGGCCGGCATGGTCGACGCCGTCGGTGGCTCGGTCAAGGGTGTTCCGGCCACGACCGTCATCCCGCCGACCGTCGCCGGGTACAACAAGTTCGACCTGTACCCGAGCGCCGGCAACAAGGGTGACGTCGCCAAGGCCAAGCAGTACCTGGCCAAGTGCGGCAAGCCGAACGGCTTCTCCACCACGCTGACCGCGCGCTCCGACCGTCCCGACGAGGTCCAGGCCGCGACCCAGCTGCAGGAGTCGCTGAAGAAGGTCGGTATCACGGCCAACATCAAGACCTTCCCCAGCGGCAAGTACTTCACGGACTTCGCCGGTGTCCCGGACTGGGTCCACAAGAACAACGCCGGAATGATGATGATGGCGTGGGGTGCCGACTGGCCGACCGGCTACGGCTACCTCGACCAGATCTCCGACGGCCGGGCCATCAAGCCCTCCGGCGGCACGAACCTCGAAGAGCTCAACGACCCGGCGATCAACGCCGAGTTCGACAAGGCCATCGCGACGGTCGACAACACCGCGCGTAACGCCGAGTGGGGCAAGATCGACCAGATGATCATGAAGCAGGGCTCGATCGTCCCGCTCTTCTACAAGAAGAACCTCCTCTACCGTCCGACGTCGGCGGCGAACGTCCAGGTGACCGCCGCGTACCTCGGTATGTACGACTACACGACCCTGACCTCGACCAAGTAG
- a CDS encoding enhanced serine sensitivity protein SseB gives MDTAWPGNELEEVLAASLGSETAGARLVEVLGRSEVWVPLPEGGGPDSQGLDLPTVEIGGGAYVPVFSSEEQFLRCVGSHMSFTVAPARDLARGLPPQLGIVVNPGGVVGMPLPPVAVAELCRTGRTVLDGPEAGGRVRLFEPDWQDEPLDFLTAAAAEFEASGVVATARRALASVEAGAYQLFVGVQLVPWEPADGNGALDALGRALGRVEVPWQVNLLLLDLAQNDPVADWMLGRVRPFYQRGQA, from the coding sequence GTGGACACGGCATGGCCGGGCAACGAACTCGAAGAGGTGCTCGCCGCCTCGCTCGGCAGCGAAACGGCGGGCGCCCGGCTCGTCGAGGTACTCGGCCGCAGTGAGGTCTGGGTGCCGTTGCCGGAGGGCGGCGGCCCGGACAGTCAGGGGCTCGACCTGCCGACGGTCGAGATAGGGGGCGGGGCCTACGTCCCGGTCTTCAGCTCGGAGGAGCAGTTCCTGCGGTGCGTCGGCAGCCACATGTCGTTCACCGTCGCGCCCGCCCGCGACCTCGCCCGGGGTCTGCCACCGCAGTTGGGCATCGTGGTCAACCCCGGGGGCGTGGTGGGCATGCCGCTGCCGCCCGTGGCCGTCGCGGAACTCTGCCGTACGGGACGCACCGTGCTGGACGGGCCGGAGGCCGGCGGCAGGGTCCGGCTGTTCGAGCCGGACTGGCAGGACGAGCCGCTGGACTTCCTGACCGCGGCCGCCGCCGAGTTCGAGGCGTCCGGGGTGGTCGCCACCGCCCGCCGGGCGCTCGCGTCCGTCGAGGCGGGCGCGTACCAGTTGTTCGTCGGAGTCCAACTGGTGCCCTGGGAGCCCGCGGACGGCAACGGGGCCCTCGACGCGCTGGGCCGGGCACTCGGCCGCGTGGAGGTCCCCTGGCAGGTCAACCTGCTGCTGCTGGACCTGGCGCAGAACGATCCGGTCGCCGACTGGATGCTCGGCCGGGTCCGCCCCTTCTACCAGCGCGGGCAGGCCTGA
- a CDS encoding enhanced serine sensitivity protein SseB C-terminal domain-containing protein, whose product MSAPGTAEAGHIEQMLRQVTPGRYDAYEALLRALADETAGSVWMLLWQGGPGSPSAQYGNMQVDGHGYAPCVTSAQELAASGWNRSHEVVQGRDIARSLYPDGWGIWLNPHAPGGGLGIPWPDLRRIATGLDRMPAGPLRITEPTLQIPQFYALLTQNAHRTPAVRSLRRAWVQPALGTPYLAVGLDLYETGAAAVESVRTMMRQSVSVVPEGLPVSTVAMSDDHDPVTMWLRANTRAFYDREAHVGAAPAGGYGYPPPAHRY is encoded by the coding sequence GTGAGCGCGCCAGGCACCGCGGAGGCCGGGCACATCGAGCAGATGCTGCGCCAGGTGACACCGGGCCGTTACGACGCCTACGAGGCGCTGCTGCGCGCTCTCGCCGACGAGACGGCGGGCAGCGTCTGGATGCTGCTGTGGCAGGGCGGACCGGGTTCGCCCTCCGCGCAGTACGGCAACATGCAGGTGGACGGCCACGGTTACGCGCCCTGCGTGACCTCGGCGCAGGAACTCGCGGCCAGCGGCTGGAACCGGTCCCACGAGGTCGTCCAGGGCCGGGACATCGCCCGCTCGCTCTACCCCGACGGCTGGGGCATCTGGCTCAACCCGCACGCCCCCGGCGGTGGCCTCGGGATTCCCTGGCCCGACCTGCGCAGGATCGCCACTGGTCTGGACCGGATGCCCGCGGGGCCGCTCAGGATCACCGAACCGACCTTGCAGATCCCGCAGTTCTACGCGCTGCTCACGCAGAACGCGCACCGCACGCCGGCTGTCAGATCGCTGCGCCGCGCGTGGGTGCAGCCCGCGCTCGGCACCCCGTACCTCGCCGTCGGCCTCGATCTCTACGAGACGGGAGCGGCGGCGGTCGAGTCCGTGCGGACGATGATGCGCCAGTCGGTGAGCGTAGTGCCCGAGGGACTGCCGGTCTCGACGGTGGCGATGTCCGACGACCACGACCCGGTCACGATGTGGCTGCGCGCCAACACCCGCGCGTTCTACGACCGCGAGGCGCACGTGGGCGCGGCTCCCGCCGGCGGCTACGGTTACCCGCCCCCCGCACACCGTTACTGA
- a CDS encoding ABC transporter permease, which translates to MTAPIETTKSAASVQPEAVLAGAGSKQIEGRSLGRIAWTRLKRDKVAMAGGVIVVLLVLVAILSKPIQSVFGLDPDAFHQSLVDPVLLAPKGGFGGISWHHPLGVEPQTGRDILARVLDGSWVSLLVAGGATLLSVVIGVIMGVVAGFYGGWVDSTISRVMDTFLAFPLLLFAISISATLQGKAFGLSGLTLRIAVLIFVIGFFNWPYMGRIVRAQTLSLREREFVEAARSLGARGAFILFRELLPNLVAPILVYATLLIPTNILFEASLSYLGVGIEPPQSSWGGMLNQATDLYQVDPMFMVIPGVAIFITVLAFNLLGDGLRDALDPRGK; encoded by the coding sequence ATGACGGCACCAATAGAGACCACCAAGTCTGCTGCGAGCGTGCAGCCGGAGGCGGTGCTCGCGGGCGCCGGGAGCAAGCAGATCGAGGGGCGTTCACTCGGCCGCATCGCGTGGACCCGCCTCAAGCGGGACAAGGTCGCGATGGCCGGCGGTGTCATCGTGGTGCTCCTGGTCCTCGTCGCCATCCTGTCGAAGCCGATCCAGTCCGTGTTCGGCCTCGACCCCGACGCCTTCCACCAGAGCCTGGTCGACCCGGTGCTGCTCGCACCGAAGGGCGGCTTCGGCGGCATCAGCTGGCACCACCCGCTCGGCGTCGAGCCGCAGACGGGCCGTGACATCCTGGCCCGGGTCCTCGACGGCTCCTGGGTGTCGCTGCTGGTCGCGGGCGGCGCGACGCTGCTGTCCGTGGTGATCGGCGTGATCATGGGTGTCGTCGCCGGCTTCTACGGCGGCTGGGTGGACTCCACCATCAGCCGGGTCATGGACACGTTCCTGGCCTTCCCGCTGCTGCTGTTCGCGATCTCCATCTCCGCCACGCTGCAGGGCAAGGCGTTCGGGCTGAGCGGTCTGACCCTCAGGATCGCCGTGCTGATCTTCGTGATCGGATTCTTCAACTGGCCGTACATGGGACGCATCGTGCGGGCGCAGACGCTGTCGCTGAGGGAGCGCGAGTTCGTCGAGGCGGCCCGATCGCTGGGTGCCAGAGGCGCGTTCATCCTGTTCAGGGAGCTGCTGCCCAACCTGGTGGCGCCGATCCTGGTCTACGCGACCCTGCTCATCCCCACCAACATCCTGTTCGAGGCATCCCTCAGCTACCTGGGCGTCGGCATCGAACCGCCGCAGTCCTCCTGGGGCGGCATGCTGAACCAGGCCACCGACCTGTACCAGGTCGACCCGATGTTCATGGTCATCCCCGGTGTAGCGATCTTCATCACCGTTCTGGCCTTCAATCTGCTGGGGGACGGGCTGCGCGACGCACTCGACCCCCGTGGCAAGTAA